GGGCTGGCCCCGACCGACGTGTTCGAGATGGTGCGCAAGCACTGGGCCGAGGTCGGCATCAAGGTCGTCAGCCGGCCGGTCGACCAGACCCTGTACACCGAGATCCGGATGGCCAACGACTTCGACTTCGACGGCGTCGCGCACCCGTCCGACGACTTCGACCTTGAGCCGGTCTGGTTCGTCCCGACCGCCGACAACAGCCACACCGCGCCGGCCTACGGCAAGTGGTACTCGACGTCGGGCGCCGAGGGCATGCAGCCGAGCCCGGACTTCCAGGAGCTGATGGACACCTGGGACGCGATGCGCACCGCCGACTCCGACGACGCCCGGATCGAGGCGGGCCGGGCGATCATGCAGCAGCACGACGAGAACGTCTACGCGATCGGGCTGGTCGGGCTGCCGTTCCAGCCGGTGATCGCGAAGACCGCGCTGAAGAACGTCCGCGACGACGAGCCGAAGCTGTCCTTCTACTACGGCCGTGAGGGGATCTCCAAGCCGGAGCAGCTCTACTTCGCCGAGTGACGAAAGGACTCTCGCCCTGATGTGGCGCTTCATAGCGATGCGGGTCCTGCATGTGATCCCGACACTGATCGCGATCTCGATGATCGCGTTCTTCATCATCCAGTTGCCGCCCGGCGACTTCCTCAGCACCCAGGTGGCCCGGCTCGAGGCCGCCGGTCAGAGCGTCGACCCGGCGCAGATGGACGCGCTGCGGGACCGCTACGGCATCGGTGACCCGTTCTGGGTGCAGTACCTCAAGTGGATCGGCAACATCGTGCTGCACGGCGACTTCGGGTTGTCGTTCCAGTTCCAGCAGCCGGTGTCGACGCTGATCGCGGACCGGCTGCCGCTCACCCTGGCGCTGGGCATCGCCACCCTGATGTTCACCTGGGCGATCGCCCTGCCGGCCGGCATCTACTCGGCGATCAAGCAGCACACCTGGGGCGACTACACGATCTCCGGCATCGGGTTCGTGGCGCTGGCGGTGCCGCAGTTCCTGGCGGCGCTGGTGCTGGCGTACCTCGGGTTCGCGCTGTTCGACCAGAGCGTGGGCGGGATGTTCTCACCGGAGTACGTCAACGCGCCGTGGGGTGTCGGGAAGTTCGTCGACCTGCTCGGCCACCTGTGGATCCCGGTGGTGGTGATCGGCCTCGCCGGCACCGCCGGGATCATCCGGGTGACCCGGGCGAACATGCTGGACGAGCTGAACAAGCCGTACGTCATCACGGCGCGGGCGAAGGGATTGTCCGAGGGCAAGCTCGTGACGAAGTACCCGGTGCGCATCGCGATGAACCCGTTCATCTCCACCGCCGGCTGGCACCTGCCGTCGCTGTTCGACGGCGAGATCATCGTGGCGCAGGT
This Jiangella alba DNA region includes the following protein-coding sequences:
- a CDS encoding ABC transporter permease; this encodes MWRFIAMRVLHVIPTLIAISMIAFFIIQLPPGDFLSTQVARLEAAGQSVDPAQMDALRDRYGIGDPFWVQYLKWIGNIVLHGDFGLSFQFQQPVSTLIADRLPLTLALGIATLMFTWAIALPAGIYSAIKQHTWGDYTISGIGFVALAVPQFLAALVLAYLGFALFDQSVGGMFSPEYVNAPWGVGKFVDLLGHLWIPVVVIGLAGTAGIIRVTRANMLDELNKPYVITARAKGLSEGKLVTKYPVRIAMNPFISTAGWHLPSLFDGEIIVAQVLALGTIGPLLLEALKSQDMYLAGGIILIIAVLTVIGTLISDLLLAAIDPRVRFGKA